In Mycolicibacter virginiensis, the DNA window CGCGCTGCGCGCCGACATCCCGGTCGGCGGCACGGTAGCGGTGATCGGGTTGGGTGCGGTCGGTCTGTGTGCGGCACGTAGTGCGCTGTTCCTGGGCGCAGCAACGGTTCTCGGCATCGATCCGGTACGTGAGCGCCGGGAACGGGCTGCCCTGATGGGTGTGACTCCGGCGGAGCCGCCGGCCACGGCCGCGGCCATGGAGCTCAGCGGTGGACGCGGTGTGGACGCGGTGATCGACGCCGTCGGCTCGGACACCACGATGTCCGACGCCCTGAACGCGATACGACCCGGCGGGACGGTATCGGTGGTCGGCGTGCATGACCTGCAGCCCTTCCCGTTCCCGGCGTTGCCGGCTCTGCTGCGCAGTGCAACGCTGCGGATGACCACCGCGCCCGTGCAACAGACGTGGCCCCAGCTGGTGCCGCTGCTGCAATCCGGGCGGCTGTCGGTGGACGGGATCTTCACCACCGAGATGGCCCTGGACGACGCGGCCGACGCCTATCGTGCGGTGGCGGCGCGGTCCGGAGACGTGGTGAAGGTGCTGCTCACGCCGTAGCCTGAAGCGACGCCGGGGGACGAGAGGATGTCAGATGGTCAAGCGGATCGTCGTCTGGGGCACCGGGTTTGTCGGCAAGTTGGTCATCCCCGAGATCGTCAGACACCCGCTGTTCGAGCTGGTCGGTGTCGGCGTCAGTGATCCCGCCAAGGTGGGACGCGACGTCGGTGAGATCTGCGGGATCCCCGAGATCGGCGTCACCGCCACCGATGACGTCGACGCTTTGATCGCCCTGGCGCCCGACGCACTGGTGCACTACGGCCCGACCGCCGCGCACGCGGGCGACAACATCGCGTTGATGTCGCGGTTCCTACGTGCCGGGATCGACGTCTGCTCCACCGCGATGACCCCGTGGGTCTGGCCCGGTCTCAAGCTCAACACGCCGGACCTGCTGACGCCGATCACCCAAGCGTGCGAGGACGGCGGAGCGTCGTGTTTCACAACGGGCATTGACCCCGGCTTCGCCAACGACCTGTTCCCGATGACCCTGATGGGGGTCTGCGCCGAGGTGCGCAAGGTGCGGGCCTCCGAGCTGTTGGATTACACCAACTACACCGGTGACTACGAGAACGAGATGGGGATCGGCCGCGACCCCGACTTCCAGCCCGTGCTCAAGATCCCCGAGGTACTGATCTTCGCCTGGGGTGGCACCGTGCCGATGATCGCGCATGCCGCCGGGATCGAACTGGACGAGATCACCACCACCTGGGACACCTGGGTGACGCCGAACGAACGCACCACCGCTAAAGGCGTGATCGCCCCCGGCCAGGTCGCGGCGGTGCGGTTCACCATCAACGGCATCTACCGCGGCGAGACCCGGATCCAACTCGAACACGTCAACCGGATCGGTCGAGACGCCGCACCCGACTGGCCGGCGGGCACCCAGGACGACGTGTACCGCGTCGATATCGAAGGGACGCCGAGCATTTCGCAGGAGACGGCGTTCCACTTCACCGATGGCTCGGGTCGTGACGCGGCGACGGCCGGCTGCCTGGCCACCGGGATGCGCGCGCTGAATGCGGTGCCCGCGGTCAATGATCTTCCGCCGGGCTGGGTCACGGCCCTGGACCTGCCGCTGATTCCGGGAGCGGGCACCATTCGGTGAGAGCGGGATCGGCTAGCGGCCGCGGGGCCGCCGCGGCCGTAGCCGCAGCGGCGGCATCGGCGGGGCGGGCAGCCGTTGCAGGCGGCCCTGATAGCCGCTGACCCGGCCGAACTGCTCGTCCTCGTCTTGCCAGCGTCGGCGGAACTCAACGATCTCGTCGTGGCTGCGACCGATGAAGTTCCACCACAGCACCAACTCCTCGCGAAACGGCACCCCGCCCAGCACCAGGATTCGGGCGGGGGAGTCGCCGGTGTTGCGCAGCGGCAGCACCGTGCGACCGGGGCCTTGATAGCCGAGCTCACCGAAACCCAGGCCCGTGCCGCCTAGGCTGACCGCGCCCTGGTCGCACAGCACGCCGTGTTCGAATGCGGGGTCGACGTCGAGTGCCAGCTCGGTGCGCGGATCCAGGTCCAGTTGGGCGCCCAGCAGGGGAGTGAAGGTCGCGACGGGGGAGCGGTACCCAACCAGATCGCCGAGGAACACCAGCGCAGATGCGCCGGGTAGCGAAACCGGTTCGGGCGCAAAATGGTTGAAGTCGCGGGCACTGTTGCGAGCTGTGTCGGGCAGGGCGACCCAGAGCTGCACACCCCGCAGGACAGGAGCCGACTCCGGGTCGACTGAGACCTCGGAGTGGCAGATTCCCGCGCCGGCCGTCATCAAGTTCAACTCACCGGGGCGCACCAGCGCGTGCACGCCGCCGCTGTCGCGGTGCTCGACTCGCCCGCTGAACAGCCAGGTCGCCGTCTGTAGTCCGGTGTGTGGGTGCGGGGG includes these proteins:
- a CDS encoding zinc-binding dehydrogenase codes for the protein MRSVVIDGPGSIRVDTRPDPELPGADGAVVEVTATAICGSDLHFYEGDYPIADPVPLGHEAIGTVVEVGSQVNSVRVGDRVMVSSVAGCGHCAGCGTLDPIRCHSGPQIFGSGLLGGAQSELLAVPGADFQLARIPEGILDAEALLLTDNLATGWAAALRADIPVGGTVAVIGLGAVGLCAARSALFLGAATVLGIDPVRERRERAALMGVTPAEPPATAAAMELSGGRGVDAVIDAVGSDTTMSDALNAIRPGGTVSVVGVHDLQPFPFPALPALLRSATLRMTTAPVQQTWPQLVPLLQSGRLSVDGIFTTEMALDDAADAYRAVAARSGDVVKVLLTP
- a CDS encoding NAD(P)H-dependent amine dehydrogenase family protein encodes the protein MVKRIVVWGTGFVGKLVIPEIVRHPLFELVGVGVSDPAKVGRDVGEICGIPEIGVTATDDVDALIALAPDALVHYGPTAAHAGDNIALMSRFLRAGIDVCSTAMTPWVWPGLKLNTPDLLTPITQACEDGGASCFTTGIDPGFANDLFPMTLMGVCAEVRKVRASELLDYTNYTGDYENEMGIGRDPDFQPVLKIPEVLIFAWGGTVPMIAHAAGIELDEITTTWDTWVTPNERTTAKGVIAPGQVAAVRFTINGIYRGETRIQLEHVNRIGRDAAPDWPAGTQDDVYRVDIEGTPSISQETAFHFTDGSGRDAATAGCLATGMRALNAVPAVNDLPPGWVTALDLPLIPGAGTIR
- a CDS encoding pirin family protein, yielding MSNLEATSTEFACAATPEDHIEVLQPREVPLGGARAIEVRRTLPQRNRSLIGAWCFVDHYGPHDVADGGMDVPPHPHTGLQTATWLFSGRVEHRDSGGVHALVRPGELNLMTAGAGICHSEVSVDPESAPVLRGVQLWVALPDTARNSARDFNHFAPEPVSLPGASALVFLGDLVGYRSPVATFTPLLGAQLDLDPRTELALDVDPAFEHGVLCDQGAVSLGGTGLGFGELGYQGPGRTVLPLRNTGDSPARILVLGGVPFREELVLWWNFIGRSHDEIVEFRRRWQDEDEQFGRVSGYQGRLQRLPAPPMPPLRLRPRRPRGR